The genomic region TCGATCTGGCGGCCAAGCTATACATCGACAAGGGCACGGAAATTTTCCTGGAGGCGCCGACCTATCTCGCCGCATTGCAGATTTTCCAGTTGTTTGGCGCCGATTGCCTGACCGTGCCGCAAGAAGCCGACGGCCCGAATCTGGCGCAATTGCGCCATCGTCTCGAACAGCACCGGCCAGCGTTCATCTACCTGATTCCGACGTTCCAGAATCCGTCCGCTGTTCGCTATAGCGAAGCCAAGCGTGCTGCCGTCGCCGCATTGCTCGATGAATTCGGCGTCACCCTGATCGAAGATGAACCCTATCGTGAACTGACTTTCGATGGCGGTAGCGCCAAACCGATTGCCGGGCGTCTGCAGAAGGCGAGCTGGATCTACACCGGCACTGTGTCGAAAACCTTGCTGCCTGGTTTGCGCGTCGGCTACCTGATCGCCAGCCCGGATCTGTTCCCGCATCTGCTCAAACTCAAGCAGTCGGCAGATCTGCACACCAATCGCATCGGTCAGTGGCAGGCGCTGCAATGGATCGGCACGGAGAAATATCAGCAGCACTTGAGCGAATTGCGTGGGTTCTATCGGCAGCGGCGCGATGTCTTTCAAGCAGCGCTGGAAAGGCATTTTTCTGATCTGGCGGATTGGAACATGCCGCAGGGCGGGCTGTTTTTCTGGCTGACGTTGAAGCAACCGCTGGATACGCGAACGTTGCTCAACGAGGCGTTGGCCAATGATGTGGCGTTCATGCCGGGCGAGCCGTTTTTCCCGGATCCGGATAAGCATCACGGGCATTTGCGCCTGAATTTCAGCCATATCGATCCGGCGCGGCTGGATGAAGGGTTGAAGCGACTGGCGGCGGTGGTGCGCCAGGCGCAGCTGGATAAAGCGGCCTGAAAACAAATAAACCGGCTCGAGGGCCGGTTTATTTTTGACTGAGATTTTTGGTGCCTGGAATGGCCTCATCGCGAGCAGGCTCACTCCTACAAGGGAACGCATTCCAAGTGTAGGAGTGAGCCTGCTCGCGAAGGGGCCATCAGCCCCAATACAGAAACATCAGACCGCAGCAAACCGCTTATCCAGATAATCAATAATCACCTTGGACTCATACATCCAGGTTGTCTGGCCATTCTCTTCAATGCGCAGGCAAGGCACCTTGATTCGGCCACCCTGTTCCAGCAGGGCCTGACGATCCTGCTCGTTGTTCTTCGCATCCTTCAGCGCCACCGGCACATTCAAACGACGCAGAGTACGGCGAGTTTTCACGCAGAACGGGCAAGCATGGAACTGATACAGGGTCAGGCCTTGCGCGGCGGCATTGACCTGGGCCTGAGTTTCGGCAGGGCGCTGTTTCTTGCCCGGACGGGTAATGAAGTCGATGAAGATAACCAGTTGGCCGAGGCCGACACGAAGCGCTTTGACGAACACGTTGAAAGCCTCACGGTGCAAATAAAGAAAGTCGCGCAGCTTACCCGATTTTTCACGGGCGAAAAAAAACCGGCGATGAATGCCGGTTTTCTTCGTGCAGCAAATTACTTGATCAGGCTGAGAAACTCGCTGCGAGTCGCGGCGTTTTCGCGGAACTCACCGAGCATCACCGAGGTGATCATCGACGAATTCTGCTTCTCGACACCGCGCATCATCATGCACATGTGCTTGGCCTCGATCACCACGGCTACGCCCAGCGCGCCGGTGACTTGCATCACTGCATCGGCGATCTGCCGGCTGAGGTTTTCCTGAATCTGCAAGCGGCGAGCGTACATGTCAACGATCCGCGCGACCTTCGACAGGCCCAGCACTTTGCCGCTCGGGATGTACGCAACGTGCGCCTTGCCGATGAACGGCAGCAGGTGGTGTTCGCACAACGAGTACAACTCGATGTCCTTGACCAGCACCATCTCGCTGTTGTCGGAGCTGAACAGGGCACCGTTGGTGACCTCTTCGAGCGTCTGTTCATAACCGCGGCAGAGGTACTGCATGGCTTTGGCGGCACGCTTTGGCGTGTCGAGCAGGCCCTCGCGGGACACGTCCTCGCCCAATTGGCCGAGAATCGCGGTGTAATTCTGTTCCAGGGACATGAAACTACCTGTGGGGATTTTCGCAAAGGGCAAGGGTACGGTGGCGGACACAACCCTGCAAGTTCGGTGTAACGCGATTATTCGTCGCGACCTTCCATCATGGTGCGTTTAAGCATCACGTAAACCGCACCGGCCCCACCGTGTCTGGCCTGGCACGAGCAGAAACCCAGAACCTGCGCATGTTGACGCAGCCAGGTGTTGACGTGGCTTTTGATCATCGGCCGCTTGCCGTCCAGGCGCACAGCCTTGCCGTGGGTGACGCGCACGCAGCGGATTTCGAATTTGGTCGCTTCGGCGAGAAACGCCCAGAGCGTTTCGCGGGCCTTTTCCACGCTCATGCCGTGCAGGTCAAGGCTGCCTTCGAACGGAATCTGGCCGACCTTGAGCTTGCGCATCTGACTTTCCTGCACGCCGTCACGGGACCACATCAGCTCGTCTTCCGGGCCGACATCAATCACGAACTGATCGGACAGGCCATCAACGGTAGCGGTGTCGGTGCGCACGGTGGCGGATTGGCGCAGCTTGGCGATCTGTGCGCGGTCAGCCTTGGGTTTGCCGGTGTCGGCGCGGTCGTGCTTGATCGGCTTGACGCCTTGGATCGCACTTTTGAACAGGGAAAAATCGTCGTCTTGCATGTCAGCCTCCGCGAAGGGCGGCCAGTTTACCCAAGTCGAAACAAAACGGCCCGGCAAAAAGCCAGGCCGGTGAGTCAGTCGTGTTTTTTCATCAGGTGCGGGGACATGTTCAGTTCCCGCGATTGCCGTGCGCGACGGCGGCAGCGGCGCCACAGGGCGACACCGAAATACAGAAACAGCAAACCGACCGCCAGAATGATCGCCGAACCCGTTGGTGTAGCGTTCAAGTCACCGAGTGCCGGTGGGCGCCCGAGCAGGCTGGCCGCCCCGGCCATCGCCAACAGCACGCCGAACGTCGCCAGAATGGCGGCGATCGCTGCGCCGAATCGAAAACGCCAGTTGCTTTGGCCTTTGGGCCGCAAGCGGCGTGCGTCAAATCCATCGGATAACTTCATTCCGACCTTCCTCAATGGGTATCGGCCCTTCGACCGGGAGTTGACCGGGTTGTTCCTGAGGCTATGGCATTTGCGGCAAATGAGAGGATTTTGCAGATGAGCGGCGCCGCGAGCCGCCCATCAGAGCCGATCAGATCAGGTCTTGCGTCAATGCCAGCGTGGCGAAATTGTCCGCCATGATCGCCATTTCGGCTTCCTGCACCACGGCGGCGCTGAGCACGCGGCCCTTGAACGGCAAGTCGCGGGTGGCGCAGGCGTCTTCCACCAGAGTGCAACGGAAGCCCAGGTTCTTCGCTGCACGTACGGTGGTGCTGACGCTGGAGTGGCTCATGAAACCGCAGACGATCAAGTCCAGCGAGCCAAGGTTTTGCAAACGGTCCAGCAGCTCGGTGCCATGGAACGCGCTCGGCAGCAGTTTGCCAATAATGGTTTCGTCACCTTGTGGCTCAAGGCCGGGGATGAATTCGCCGCGTTCGCCCTGCGGGTCGAACAGGCCACCGACGGTGCCGAGGTGACGCACGTGCACGATCGGCCGACCGGCTGCACGGGCTGCGGCAACCACTTGTTTGATGTTCGCGACGGCCGCGTCCATGCCGCTCAGGGCCAGCGGGCCACTGAGATACTCTTTCTGGGCATCGATGATGACCACGGTGGCATGGCTCAGTGTGGCCGCTGCGTAACCGCGACCGCTGAGTTGAAACATCGTTTTTGGAACGGACATTCTGGGGCTCCTTGGGGTGGGGCTTTTGCGACATTGTCCTCTGGCTGAGCGGTTCTGTGAATCGCTACCATCGTAGGCACCGTCGTTATTGGCCTGCAGCCTTGTCAAGTTACACGTTCTGTTCAATAGCCGATGCAAAAAACAGAAAACTCCTACCGTCGTCCGGATGATTTTCCTGCGTCGTCGTCAGGCGTTTTGGCTGGTAGAATCGCCAGTCGTTTTTTCTGGAGTTCTGCCCCGTGATCACTTCCCGACTTCGTACCCTGCGCGACCACATCCGTTGGGCCGTCAGCCGCTTCCATGGGGAGGATCTGTTTTTCGGCCATGGCACCGACAATGCCTGGGACGAAGCGCGGCAACTGGTGCTCGGCGCTTTGCACCTGCCGTGGGAAATCGCCGACAGCTACCTCGATTGCGCGCTGGAAGACGATGAGCTGGTCAATTTGCAGCGTTTGCTCAAGCGCCGTATCGAAGAGCGTATTCCCACCGCTTACCTGTTGGGCGAGGCGTGGTTCTGCGGCATGTCGTTTATCGTCGATGAGCGTGTGTTGATCCCGCGTTCGCCGATTGGCGAATTGATCGAAAACCACTTCGCCCCGTGGATCGGCACCGAACCTGCGCGCATTCTCGACCTGTGCACCGGTTCCGGTTGCATCGGTATCGCCTGCGCCTACGAGTTCCAGAACGCCGAAGTGGTGCTGGCGGATCTGTCGTTCGAAGCGCTGGAAGTGGCCAACCAGAACATCGAGCGGCATGGCGTCGATGAGCGCGTCTATACCGTTCAGGGTGATGGTTTCGATGGTTTGCCGGGTCAGCGCTTCGACCTGATCGTGTCCAACCCGCCTTACGTGGATGCGGAAGATTTCGCTGACATGCCGGACGAATATCAGCATGAGCCCGAGCTGGGTCTGGCCTGTGGCGATGATGGTCTGAATCTGGTTCGACGCATGCTGGCTGAAGCGGCGGATCACCTGACCGAGAAGGGCTTGTTGATCGTTGAAGTGGGCAACAGTCAGGTACACGTTGACGCGCTGTACCCGGAAGTCGATTTCGCCTGGCTCGAATTCGAGCGCGGCGGGCATGGCGTGTTCATGCTGACAGCGGAGCAGTGCCGCGATCATCAGGCGCTGTTCGCTTCCCGCGTCTGATCCTTAAAAGCTTCGCGAGCAAGCTCGCTCCCACAGGTTCGGTGTACGACACAAATCCTGTGGGAGCGAGCCTGCTCGCGAATGGCCGCACTGCGGTCTCAAGCCATCAGCGGTGCGTGGCGATCCAGATCAACAACCCCGCCTGAAACACCGCAAACGCCACCAGACACGTAATAGTGAAACGCAAACCAGCGTCTTCACGCTTGAACTTGCTGACCTTGTCTTCCTGCTTCTTCAGCTTCACTTCCTGCTCGGCCAGATTCTGCTCGGCCTGCTGAAGCATCTGCGCTGCTTCAAGAATTTCGACGATCTGCAGCTTTTCGCTGTTCCAGTCGCCGAGCAGATCGCCAACCTGCACTTCCTTGACGCTACCCTTCAAATGCTGCGCATCGGCGTACACCACATCAAACCCGTGCACGCGCAAAAAGTGATCGCGACGCAGACGCGTGTCTTCGTTCAGCGCGTCCTTGTTGTTCAAGTCCATGCCGTCGACGGTGTAGGTCGGCCAACGCTTTTTCGCCCAATTGATGCCTTGCGCGGCCATGTAACGGCCGATGCCACGGTTCATCGGTTCGATCTGCAGGCCGCTGTCGGGGCCGAAGTGCACACGCTTGGTGGTGTGATCCACCCACACGTCCAGCTGATTCTGCTCTTTGCGCACACGCTGGCCGGGCAGTTTGATCGCCATGCGCATCAGGCTTTTTTCTTTGCTGTTGCGCTCGGCATAGCCGAATTCGACGAAGCGCAAGGGGCGTCCGCCGGTGTTGCGGTCGGTTTGCAGCGGGGCCAGGCGGAGCATCTTGTGGTGCTCGACGTGGACATCCGCCCACGGCAGCTCGACCGCTGGCGGTGCGTCTTTTTCAGCGGTGGTGTCGGGTGAAGTCTGGGTATCAGTCATAACGGCGAGATCCTGTCCAAGCCCTGCTTGTCGCCAGCCGTTGCGCTGGCGACAAAGGCTTATCGGCCGTTTTTTGCAGGACTAGAGGGCAAACAACGCTTAACTGGCGCGAAGTCCGTCAATAAACTCAATGATCTTCGCGCCGAGTTCCGCCGCCAGTGGCAAATTTGGATCCTTGTACGAAGCCAATTGCCGCTTCATATCGTTGTGGACGATGCGCATGACGTGGTTCATGCCGTCGATCACCGCCAGTTCGGCGTCGGGTTTGGCGGCCTTTAGCGCTTGCGCATCGCCAACGCCGACCTGCATGTCGTTGCTGCCCTGAACGATCAGCGCCGGCATCTGCAGTTGCGCGAAGGCTTTCGCCGGGTCCTGACGGAACAGCGAAATCAGATACGGCTGCACGCTCGGGCGGAAAATCACCTGCAACGGTTGC from Pseudomonas tensinigenes harbors:
- a CDS encoding PLP-dependent aminotransferase family protein, translated to MAFSERVSRLKSSLIREILAAAQRPEVMSFAGGLPAEAMLPKVEWADMPLSLGQYGMSEGEPALREALAAEARALGLECAASQVLVVSGSQQTLDLAAKLYIDKGTEIFLEAPTYLAALQIFQLFGADCLTVPQEADGPNLAQLRHRLEQHRPAFIYLIPTFQNPSAVRYSEAKRAAVAALLDEFGVTLIEDEPYRELTFDGGSAKPIAGRLQKASWIYTGTVSKTLLPGLRVGYLIASPDLFPHLLKLKQSADLHTNRIGQWQALQWIGTEKYQQHLSELRGFYRQRRDVFQAALERHFSDLADWNMPQGGLFFWLTLKQPLDTRTLLNEALANDVAFMPGEPFFPDPDKHHGHLRLNFSHIDPARLDEGLKRLAAVVRQAQLDKAA
- a CDS encoding glutaredoxin family protein; the encoded protein is MFVKALRVGLGQLVIFIDFITRPGKKQRPAETQAQVNAAAQGLTLYQFHACPFCVKTRRTLRRLNVPVALKDAKNNEQDRQALLEQGGRIKVPCLRIEENGQTTWMYESKVIIDYLDKRFAAV
- the folE gene encoding GTP cyclohydrolase I FolE, which translates into the protein MSLEQNYTAILGQLGEDVSREGLLDTPKRAAKAMQYLCRGYEQTLEEVTNGALFSSDNSEMVLVKDIELYSLCEHHLLPFIGKAHVAYIPSGKVLGLSKVARIVDMYARRLQIQENLSRQIADAVMQVTGALGVAVVIEAKHMCMMMRGVEKQNSSMITSVMLGEFRENAATRSEFLSLIK
- a CDS encoding Smr/MutS family protein; this encodes MQDDDFSLFKSAIQGVKPIKHDRADTGKPKADRAQIAKLRQSATVRTDTATVDGLSDQFVIDVGPEDELMWSRDGVQESQMRKLKVGQIPFEGSLDLHGMSVEKARETLWAFLAEATKFEIRCVRVTHGKAVRLDGKRPMIKSHVNTWLRQHAQVLGFCSCQARHGGAGAVYVMLKRTMMEGRDE
- a CDS encoding cysteine hydrolase family protein; the encoded protein is MSVPKTMFQLSGRGYAAATLSHATVVIIDAQKEYLSGPLALSGMDAAVANIKQVVAAARAAGRPIVHVRHLGTVGGLFDPQGERGEFIPGLEPQGDETIIGKLLPSAFHGTELLDRLQNLGSLDLIVCGFMSHSSVSTTVRAAKNLGFRCTLVEDACATRDLPFKGRVLSAAVVQEAEMAIMADNFATLALTQDLI
- the prmB gene encoding 50S ribosomal protein L3 N(5)-glutamine methyltransferase → MITSRLRTLRDHIRWAVSRFHGEDLFFGHGTDNAWDEARQLVLGALHLPWEIADSYLDCALEDDELVNLQRLLKRRIEERIPTAYLLGEAWFCGMSFIVDERVLIPRSPIGELIENHFAPWIGTEPARILDLCTGSGCIGIACAYEFQNAEVVLADLSFEALEVANQNIERHGVDERVYTVQGDGFDGLPGQRFDLIVSNPPYVDAEDFADMPDEYQHEPELGLACGDDGLNLVRRMLAEAADHLTEKGLLIVEVGNSQVHVDALYPEVDFAWLEFERGGHGVFMLTAEQCRDHQALFASRV